One Eurosta solidaginis isolate ZX-2024a chromosome 1, ASM4086904v1, whole genome shotgun sequence genomic window, TATTCTGGCCATAATTCTATCGCTTTAGAACAGTCCTCCAATGCTGACTTTTTAGAATCCAATTTTATTTTGGCCGCTGCTCGATTTCCATACAATATGGCACGTTCTTTGGTGTATGTGGTGGGACAAATATGCAGTGCGCTGGTATAAATTTCAATTGCACGCAATGCTTCGCCCGTTTTAAATAGTTCATTTGCCTCTAATTTCATGCAATCGGATTGTTCCTTATTTTGTTGTAGCTCTTCAGGGCTCAGTGTTTTTTCCCGTTCGCATAGCTCATCCACATCAATGTCGTCAGTGAAAAGTTTCGCAATTTCATCATGTCTTTCTTTAGGTTCGTCATCCCTGAACTCGCAGTCTTCATCGGGCAGTTTGAGATCAGCTTGTTGTCGTGTAATTTCTTCAATTACATCATGCTTATTTAGACGTGCTGAACAGTCACGTACTTCATAAGCGCTTTTAGATGTAAAGTTTTCTTTTTCCACATCTGCCAGTGCATCCTGAAACTCATCGTCGCTGTCTTTTGGATCAGAATTTCCGGACATATCTTATGATTGTTTAAAGGAATTGAAGGTTTCTATACTTTTTAGCTCACAAAACAATTTACGCAAAAGTCATAATATACCAAGTCTGTGAATAACAAAAACATCTGACAACAGAAACCCACAAATCACACATAGAAGATTGCGCATagacgagttcaaaattgcttcgttctgcggaaaacgtcacacttgactgcttgagcgaatgaaagagagagagaaaaaaacaagagctgtgTTGTGAAAATTTACAAATCACCAAACAAGATTGCGTATTGCGCATGtgaacaaaagatcagctgttttttatgggcaatttttacgttattttcctttagctcttgtttctttctctttctttcattcgcccgagcagtcaagtgtgacgtagatgcgcagaacgaagcaattttgaactggTGACTGCGCAATCTTGATTGATTTGTGGTGAACTGAAAGGAAAAGCCagatatttttaattataaccaaggcgaatccatactaggtgtcggcaaagcgaattcaaccaattcaccgtacagaagaatgtcaagtcaaaagaaaaatttcattgatttccattaactgacatgttgcagtacaaggcgttgtatggaaaattatcaagaagaagcaatcagctgatgggataccacctgtaatgaattcgccttgaattGTAACCGAACTGAcctcgcgttccaatgaagcgtgatccagatacggcagATAGaaatttaagggccaattaatggtgacataaccata contains:
- the Ttc1 gene encoding tetratricopeptide repeat protein 1; this translates as MSGNSDPKDSDDEFQDALADVEKENFTSKSAYEVRDCSARLNKHDVIEEITRQQADLKLPDEDCEFRDDEPKERHDEIAKLFTDDIDVDELCEREKTLSPEELQQNKEQSDCMKLEANELFKTGEALRAIEIYTSALHICPTTYTKERAILYGNRAAAKIKLDSKKSALEDCSKAIELWPEYVRVLMRRGKLCEQEDRLDDALADYQKVCELDPSQKEAREAVARLPEQINERNERLKTEMLGKLKDLGNMFLKPFGLSTENFQMQQDPQTGSYSVNFQQNPR